From a single Kitasatospora sp. NBC_00458 genomic region:
- a CDS encoding cytochrome P450, protein MLRQHQPLSYPFEAPGLELHPAYAELRDQPLVRIRLPYGDGAWLATRYEDVRTVLADPRFSLAAAMDQDQPRMRPVARTGAGLFSTEPPEHTRLRSLVAREFSARRVERLRVRARELADELIDGMTAAGQPADLVEGFAIPMPTTIICEVLGIPAEDHRMLWGWAETVLSAVTPGEVLAVEGRAFIDYMAGVLELRGREPGDDLLTVLVRACREQRLISEEELLSIACDLLIAGFVSTTNQIGNFFHQLLVNPEELQRLRERPELIPKAVEELMRYVPLLTGFSLPRYATADVELGGVTIRAGEAVMIATAAANRDPEVFEEPERLVLDRQGNPHIGFGHGVHYCIGAHLARLELQVAIERVLGRLPGLRLAVPERELRWKEDAMVNGLQALPVAW, encoded by the coding sequence ATGCTCAGGCAGCACCAGCCGCTGTCCTACCCCTTCGAGGCGCCCGGCCTCGAACTCCACCCCGCCTACGCCGAGTTGCGGGACCAGCCGCTGGTGCGGATCCGTCTGCCGTACGGCGACGGCGCCTGGCTGGCCACCCGGTACGAGGACGTCCGGACGGTGCTCGCCGACCCGCGGTTCAGCCTCGCCGCCGCGATGGACCAGGACCAGCCCCGGATGCGCCCGGTCGCCCGCACCGGCGCCGGCCTCTTCTCCACCGAGCCGCCCGAGCACACCAGGCTCCGCTCGCTGGTCGCCCGGGAGTTCAGCGCCCGCCGGGTCGAACGGCTGCGGGTGCGCGCCCGCGAGCTGGCCGACGAGCTGATCGACGGCATGACCGCCGCCGGGCAGCCCGCCGACCTGGTCGAGGGCTTCGCCATCCCGATGCCCACCACCATCATCTGCGAGGTGCTCGGCATCCCCGCCGAGGACCACCGGATGCTCTGGGGCTGGGCCGAGACGGTGCTCTCCGCCGTCACCCCCGGCGAGGTGCTCGCCGTCGAGGGCCGGGCGTTCATCGACTACATGGCCGGCGTGCTGGAGCTGCGCGGCCGGGAGCCCGGCGACGACCTGCTCACCGTGCTGGTCCGGGCCTGCCGCGAGCAGCGGCTGATCAGCGAGGAGGAGCTGCTCTCGATCGCCTGCGACCTGCTGATCGCCGGCTTCGTCTCCACCACCAACCAGATCGGCAACTTCTTCCACCAACTGCTCGTCAACCCCGAGGAGCTGCAGCGGCTGCGGGAGCGGCCCGAGCTGATCCCCAAGGCCGTCGAGGAGCTGATGCGGTACGTGCCGCTGCTCACCGGCTTCAGCCTGCCCCGGTACGCCACCGCCGACGTCGAACTGGGCGGGGTCACCATCCGGGCCGGCGAGGCGGTGATGATCGCCACCGCCGCCGCCAACCGCGACCCGGAGGTGTTCGAGGAGCCGGAGCGCCTGGTCCTGGACCGCCAGGGCAACCCGCACATCGGCTTCGGCCACGGGGTGCACTACTGCATCGGCGCCCACCTGGCCCGGCTGGAGCTCCAGGTGGCGATCGAGCGGGTGCTGGGCCGCCTCCCCGGACTGCGGCTGGCCGTCCCCGAGCGCGAACTGCGCTGGAAGGAGGACGCGATGGTGAACGGCCTGCAGGCGCTCCCGGTCGCCTGGTGA
- a CDS encoding non-ribosomal peptide synthetase/type I polyketide synthase, with the protein MTDSCFAASPDFPDTADTADTADTADTATLAGSAARTDAGALADGTGSGAAAGPATRPHVAAAPSPADGDREKIAIIGIGCRLPGGACDHRSFWQNLVDGKDCITPTPRSRYDVATLGSRDKAKPGRLVGGRGGYIDGFDEFDPAFFGISGREADHMDPQQRKLLEVAWEALEDGGQKPAELAGREVGVYVGAFTLDYKILQFSDLSFETLAAHTATGTMMTMVSNRISHCFDFRGPSVSLDTACSSSLVAVHLAAQSLLRGETDLALAGGTLLHLAPQYTIAETKGGFLSPQGRSRTFDAAADGYVRAEGVAVVALKRLSDAVRDGDPVHAVIIGSGVNQDGRTNGITVPNPDAQVALIERVCAEAGIVPGSLQYVEAHGTSTPVGDPIEANALARALAVGRRPGDRCYVGSVKTNIGHTESASGLAGLIKSALALKHRLIPPHINLERLNPAIDPATLPYEIPTEPTAWPAHEGPARAGVNSFGFGGTNAHVLLEAAPVPHPVSQPEPHPHPEPDRAQAAEEPGGEPVWTVLPLTAREPAALPELAAGVQAELAGVRGGTPARPADLGHTLAHRRQHHDARLSVVYDSREHAARASLDEAFGAYLRGEPHPRVVTGQRREPRNRRLAWVFTGMGPQWWAMGRRLFATEPVYREAVERCAEHLAELTGWCLTEELAADEARSRMSETWLAQPANFAVQVGLAALWRSRGVRPDAVVGHSTGEVAAFHEAGVYDLADAVKVVVHRSRLQQKLAGTGGMLAVALTEAEAVRRLRPYGDAVSVAAINSPASLTLAGDETVLAELAAALTAEQVFARPLTVEVPYHSARMELIKDELLESLADLKARPAQVPLHLTGRTGTAHGTELDAGYWWHNVRDSVRFQQAVERLSDDGYTLFLEIGPHPVLGRSIQETVEARAGGADRPEVRTLPSIRRQEDEQGTFTASLAALHNLGVEVDWSVLQPAGRTVPLPRYPFRRDRHWVEPRPVEAVRQGRLDHPLLGRRLAGAEPAWEARLDAEALPYLEDHRIQGDVLFPAAGYLEMAVQAVRALTGGTDVALAGIELRKALFLPDDGSRAVRLTLSAELGGFTIATGPAVPGGDAGPAEGGAGGGPERTVHAVGTVRPGQRSRPARPLDVAAIRDRSVRHLTGPDCYAALAALGYHYGPAFQGIDEVWIGPGEALARVRPTAAVAGQGAGHQVHPVVMDAFFQTLLTPQLLAEVPDGAGTAPATGIRLPVAIEEVRLDAVGERPLWVHATVTRDAGAELVGDIAVHDERGTALGGITGFRAADVEQAATAVGLSTIDGWLAEPVWTELPEAAATPDLLAEHPDHWLLFADRQGVAEALAGRIAARGGSCQLVLPADGYRPAADGRPAAVEPGSAADLARLLADRRASGAPDPAAVVHLWNLDRPELGTADQAAVAAHTAAGAYSLVTLAALLSAELSDSRLHVVTRSAQATVPGEPVEPLGAPAWGIGRVLRHQELPGHPGKLVDLGPATAPADPVPPADPADPTLTPTAADAEAAALLREFALADEDEIALRPGRRLTSRLRPAAGLTRPLPPGLRPDAAYLVTGAFGALGRLLCRTLVRRGARRLILVGRSPLPPREQWRDLDPASPEGRRTAFLRELESLGAEPVPAPLDVTDESALAAWLAEYRRLDRPPIRGVFHLAGQVRDTLVGELDRGTFDAVHAPKVLGAFALHRQLAGEPLDHFVLFASIASLLTTAGQTNYAAGNAFLDALAHHRRSLGLPALSLDWGPWATGMIEELGLIDHYRNSRGMSSLAPETGMAVLERVLGQDRAQLLVATVVDWPVFLSWYPAPPPLVADLAASAREAAPVAERAGLLDALRAAGEAERAALLAERFTLLAATVLRAPVEQIEPTTGLGALGLDSLLAMELRARLNTELGTTLPVVALLSNAPVGELVARLGESLAELLDEDPAGTGTAGVERHEDATAYPLTQNQKALWFLKQLNPDGFAYNIGGAVEVRVELEPELMAAAFRAMVERHPSLRANFVLDGGRAVQRISAAAEPDFGVFDVERLAWEDIHALIVREYRRPYDLERDPLVRFRLFRRGPDRWVIMKAVHHIISDAISTFTFIEELLAVYEGLRQGRAPELPPVTARYLDFLNRQNAFLAGREAPRMLDYWRSHLPAEVPILSLPTDKPRPAVQTHNGASEFFVLDEELSARVHALAREHNVTVFMVLLSAYYLLLHAYAGQDDIIVGSPVTGRTDEEFAGVYGYFVNPLPLHVSLAGEPTVAELLDRVRTTVLGGLDHQEYPFVLLVEKLGLQHDPSRSAVFQAMFILLHHKVATEKYGYHLEYIELPEEEGQFDLTLSAYEDEAERRFHCVLKYNTDLFLPGTMARLAGHYVNLLEGLTTAGPGRAATGLELLGREERALVLRRWSGAERRVAHREPVHELVLRAAAADPAALAVVAPDGSGPAVRLSYGELAERSGRAAARLRALGAGPGTVVALALEKSPELIVALLAVLRTGAAYLPLDPGHPADRLAYMVERAGAGLLVGDDRPGTGERLGGLPGRLVTTAELDEGDDGDGGDGGFTVAAVSPEDPAYVIYTSGSTGRPKAVRVGHGNLASAYQAWRAEYRLDTDVRVHLQMAGPSFDVFTGDVVRALCSGGALVLVGRDLLFDTARLHEVMRTERVDAAEFVPAVVRTVVGHCERTGLDLEFMRLLVVGSDVWKVEEFERLRALCGPETRLVNSYGLTEATIDSAYFEGPADTLEPSRMVPIGRPFPNSAFYLLDGHGRPVPPGVTGELWIGGSGVALGYAGDDEQTADRFAVLPLGGTDGTEPVRLYRTGDLARWDAEGGVHLLGRADSQIKVRGHRIELGEIETQLAEWPELERAVVTVRPDHGGEHVLCAYCVPAPGRTLDRRALRRHLAGYLPTFMIPTHFTELCTLPLTANGKVDVTALPAPRADAADGAAEPPVTLYEVRMAEHWQALLGIEQPGLQHDFFESGGSSIRLIELIHGLQTEFDIRIPVSLLFKVTTLHGMAKTVEAIVTGRVEGAQPYLRFNQEQQQTLFCFPPAGGHGLVYRQFAAHLPEYRMVAFNYVTGDDKVDRYADLVESLQPDGPCALLGYSLGGNLAFEVAKELERRGRAVPNVVIMDSHRIPESFDLADEHVQAFERELAEHLQRHTGSAVVAQETREQARDYLRFCSRTPNLGVVTAALSVISDDEKVSLYEAGRHGAWHGSSATRTAVFKGFGTHAEMLDHEFIAHNAGLARSILTGADAHVS; encoded by the coding sequence ATGACGGATTCATGCTTCGCCGCATCCCCCGACTTCCCTGATACCGCCGACACCGCCGACACCGCCGACACCGCCGACACCGCCACCCTCGCCGGCTCCGCCGCCCGTACGGACGCCGGAGCCCTTGCCGACGGCACGGGCTCCGGTGCCGCCGCCGGACCGGCCACCCGTCCGCACGTCGCCGCCGCCCCCTCCCCGGCCGACGGCGACCGGGAGAAGATCGCGATCATCGGGATCGGCTGCCGCCTGCCCGGCGGGGCCTGCGACCACCGGTCGTTCTGGCAGAACCTGGTCGACGGCAAGGACTGCATCACGCCGACCCCGCGCAGCAGGTACGACGTGGCGACCCTGGGCAGCCGGGACAAGGCCAAGCCGGGCCGGCTGGTCGGCGGCCGGGGCGGCTACATCGACGGGTTCGACGAGTTCGACCCGGCGTTCTTCGGCATCAGCGGCCGCGAGGCCGACCACATGGACCCGCAGCAGCGGAAGCTGCTGGAAGTGGCCTGGGAGGCGCTGGAGGACGGCGGCCAGAAGCCGGCCGAGCTGGCGGGCCGTGAGGTCGGCGTCTACGTCGGCGCGTTCACCCTGGACTACAAGATCCTCCAGTTCTCGGACCTCTCCTTCGAGACCCTGGCCGCGCACACCGCCACCGGCACCATGATGACGATGGTGTCGAACCGCATCTCGCACTGCTTCGACTTCCGCGGCCCCAGCGTCTCGCTCGACACCGCCTGCTCCTCCTCCCTGGTCGCCGTCCACCTCGCCGCGCAGAGCCTGCTGCGCGGCGAGACCGACCTCGCGCTGGCCGGCGGCACCCTGCTGCACCTCGCGCCGCAGTACACGATCGCCGAGACCAAGGGCGGGTTCCTCTCCCCGCAGGGCCGTTCGCGCACCTTCGACGCGGCGGCCGACGGCTACGTCCGGGCCGAGGGCGTCGCGGTGGTCGCGCTCAAACGGCTCTCCGACGCGGTCCGCGACGGCGACCCGGTGCACGCCGTCATCATCGGCAGCGGCGTCAACCAGGACGGCCGCACCAACGGCATCACCGTGCCCAACCCGGACGCGCAGGTCGCGCTGATCGAGCGGGTCTGCGCCGAGGCCGGGATCGTCCCGGGCAGCCTCCAGTACGTCGAGGCGCACGGCACCTCCACCCCGGTCGGCGACCCGATCGAGGCGAACGCCCTGGCCCGGGCGCTGGCCGTCGGCCGCCGCCCCGGCGACCGGTGCTACGTCGGCTCGGTGAAGACCAACATCGGGCACACCGAGTCGGCCTCCGGCCTGGCCGGGCTGATCAAGTCCGCGCTGGCGCTCAAGCACCGGCTCATCCCGCCGCACATCAACCTGGAGCGGCTCAACCCGGCGATCGACCCGGCCACCCTGCCGTACGAGATCCCCACCGAGCCGACGGCCTGGCCGGCGCACGAGGGGCCGGCCAGGGCCGGGGTCAACTCCTTCGGGTTCGGCGGCACCAACGCGCACGTCCTGCTGGAGGCCGCCCCGGTGCCCCACCCGGTGTCGCAGCCGGAGCCGCACCCGCACCCGGAGCCGGACCGCGCGCAGGCGGCGGAGGAGCCGGGCGGGGAGCCCGTCTGGACGGTGCTGCCGCTCACCGCCCGGGAGCCCGCCGCGCTGCCCGAGCTGGCCGCCGGCGTGCAGGCCGAGCTGGCCGGCGTCCGCGGCGGCACCCCGGCCCGCCCGGCCGACCTCGGCCACACCCTGGCCCACCGCCGCCAGCACCACGACGCCCGGCTCTCGGTGGTCTACGACTCCCGCGAGCACGCCGCCCGCGCCTCGCTGGACGAGGCGTTCGGCGCCTACCTGCGGGGCGAGCCGCACCCCCGGGTGGTCACCGGGCAGCGCCGCGAGCCCCGGAACCGCCGACTGGCCTGGGTCTTCACCGGGATGGGCCCGCAGTGGTGGGCGATGGGCCGCCGGCTCTTCGCCACCGAACCCGTCTACCGGGAGGCGGTCGAGCGCTGCGCGGAGCACCTGGCCGAGCTCACCGGCTGGTGCCTGACCGAGGAGCTGGCCGCCGACGAGGCGCGCTCCCGGATGTCCGAGACCTGGCTCGCCCAGCCCGCCAACTTCGCCGTGCAGGTCGGGCTGGCCGCGCTCTGGCGCAGCCGCGGCGTCCGCCCGGACGCCGTCGTCGGCCACTCCACCGGGGAGGTCGCCGCCTTCCACGAGGCCGGCGTCTACGACCTCGCCGACGCCGTCAAGGTGGTGGTCCACCGCAGCCGGCTCCAGCAGAAGCTGGCCGGGACGGGCGGCATGCTGGCCGTCGCGCTCACCGAGGCGGAGGCGGTCCGCCGGCTCCGCCCGTACGGCGACGCGGTCTCGGTGGCCGCGATCAACAGCCCGGCCTCGCTCACCCTCGCCGGGGACGAGACGGTGCTGGCCGAACTGGCCGCCGCACTCACCGCCGAGCAGGTCTTCGCCCGCCCGCTGACGGTCGAAGTGCCCTACCACAGTGCCCGGATGGAGCTGATCAAGGACGAGCTGCTGGAGTCGCTCGCCGACCTCAAGGCCCGTCCGGCCCAGGTGCCGCTCCACCTCACCGGGCGCACGGGCACCGCGCACGGCACCGAACTGGACGCGGGCTACTGGTGGCACAACGTCCGCGACAGCGTCCGCTTCCAGCAGGCGGTCGAGCGGCTGTCGGACGACGGGTACACCCTCTTCCTGGAGATCGGCCCGCACCCGGTGCTCGGCCGTTCGATCCAGGAGACCGTGGAGGCCCGCGCGGGGGGTGCCGACCGGCCCGAGGTCCGCACCCTGCCCTCGATCCGCCGCCAGGAGGACGAGCAGGGCACCTTCACCGCCTCGTTGGCCGCCCTGCACAACCTCGGGGTGGAGGTCGACTGGTCGGTGCTCCAGCCCGCCGGTCGGACGGTGCCGCTGCCGCGCTACCCGTTCCGGCGGGACCGGCACTGGGTCGAGCCCCGGCCGGTCGAGGCGGTCCGGCAGGGCCGGCTGGACCACCCCCTGCTCGGCCGCCGGCTGGCCGGTGCCGAGCCGGCCTGGGAGGCCCGGCTGGACGCCGAGGCGCTGCCCTACCTGGAGGACCACCGGATCCAGGGCGACGTGCTCTTCCCCGCCGCCGGGTACCTGGAGATGGCCGTCCAGGCGGTCCGCGCGCTGACCGGCGGCACCGACGTCGCCCTGGCCGGCATCGAGCTGCGCAAGGCCCTCTTCCTCCCCGACGACGGGAGCCGCGCCGTCCGGCTCACCCTCTCCGCCGAGCTCGGCGGCTTCACCATCGCGACCGGCCCCGCGGTCCCCGGCGGGGACGCCGGCCCGGCGGAGGGCGGAGCCGGGGGCGGCCCCGAGCGCACCGTGCACGCCGTCGGCACCGTACGGCCCGGCCAGCGCAGCCGCCCGGCGCGGCCGCTGGACGTCGCGGCGATCCGCGACCGTTCCGTCCGGCACCTGACCGGGCCGGACTGCTACGCCGCGCTGGCCGCGCTCGGCTACCACTACGGTCCGGCGTTCCAGGGCATCGACGAGGTCTGGATCGGCCCCGGCGAGGCGCTGGCACGGGTCCGGCCGACGGCGGCGGTCGCCGGTCAGGGCGCCGGCCACCAGGTGCACCCGGTGGTGATGGACGCCTTCTTCCAGACCCTGCTCACCCCCCAGCTGCTGGCGGAGGTCCCCGACGGCGCGGGCACCGCGCCGGCCACCGGGATCCGGCTGCCGGTCGCCATCGAGGAGGTCCGGCTGGACGCGGTCGGTGAACGCCCGCTCTGGGTGCACGCGACCGTCACCCGGGACGCCGGTGCCGAACTGGTCGGCGACATCGCGGTGCACGACGAGCGCGGCACCGCGCTCGGCGGGATCACCGGGTTCCGGGCCGCCGACGTCGAACAGGCGGCCACCGCGGTCGGCCTGTCCACCATCGACGGCTGGCTCGCCGAACCGGTCTGGACGGAGCTGCCGGAGGCCGCCGCAACCCCCGACCTGCTGGCCGAACACCCCGACCACTGGCTGCTGTTCGCCGACCGGCAGGGCGTCGCCGAGGCGCTGGCCGGGCGGATCGCCGCGCGCGGCGGCAGCTGCCAGCTGGTCCTCCCGGCCGACGGCTACCGGCCCGCGGCCGACGGCCGCCCGGCCGCCGTCGAGCCCGGCTCCGCCGCCGACCTCGCCCGGCTGCTGGCCGACCGGCGGGCCTCCGGCGCACCCGACCCGGCCGCCGTCGTCCACCTCTGGAACCTCGACCGGCCGGAGCTGGGCACCGCCGACCAGGCCGCCGTGGCGGCCCACACCGCTGCCGGCGCGTACAGCCTGGTCACGCTCGCCGCCCTGCTGTCCGCCGAACTCTCGGACAGCAGACTGCACGTCGTCACCCGCTCGGCGCAGGCCACCGTGCCCGGTGAGCCGGTCGAACCGCTCGGTGCGCCCGCCTGGGGGATCGGCCGGGTGCTGCGCCACCAGGAGCTGCCGGGCCATCCGGGCAAGCTGGTCGACCTCGGGCCGGCCACCGCACCCGCCGATCCCGTCCCTCCCGCTGATCCCGCCGATCCCACCCTCACCCCCACCGCCGCCGACGCCGAGGCGGCCGCGCTGCTGCGCGAGTTCGCGCTCGCCGACGAGGACGAGATCGCGCTCCGCCCGGGCCGGCGGCTGACCAGCCGGCTCCGCCCGGCCGCCGGACTGACCCGGCCGCTCCCGCCCGGCCTCCGTCCGGACGCCGCCTACCTGGTGACCGGCGCGTTCGGGGCGCTCGGCCGGCTGCTCTGCCGCACCCTGGTCCGGCGCGGCGCCCGCCGGCTGATCCTGGTCGGCCGCAGCCCGCTGCCGCCGCGCGAGCAGTGGCGCGACCTCGACCCGGCGAGCCCGGAGGGCCGGCGCACGGCCTTCCTGCGCGAGCTGGAGTCGCTGGGCGCGGAGCCGGTCCCGGCGCCGCTGGACGTCACCGACGAGTCCGCGCTGGCCGCCTGGCTGGCCGAGTACCGGCGGCTGGACCGGCCGCCGATCCGCGGGGTCTTCCACCTGGCCGGGCAGGTCCGGGACACCCTGGTGGGCGAACTCGACCGCGGGACCTTCGACGCCGTCCACGCGCCCAAGGTCCTCGGGGCCTTCGCCCTGCACCGGCAGCTGGCCGGCGAACCGCTCGACCACTTCGTGCTGTTCGCGTCCATCGCCTCGCTGCTGACCACCGCGGGCCAGACCAACTACGCCGCGGGGAACGCCTTCCTGGACGCCCTGGCCCATCACCGCCGCTCCCTCGGCCTGCCCGCGCTGAGCCTCGACTGGGGGCCCTGGGCCACCGGCATGATCGAGGAGCTGGGCCTGATCGACCACTACCGGAACAGCCGCGGCATGAGCTCGCTGGCCCCGGAGACCGGAATGGCCGTCCTGGAGCGGGTGCTGGGCCAGGACCGGGCCCAGCTGCTGGTCGCCACCGTGGTCGACTGGCCGGTCTTCCTCTCCTGGTACCCGGCCCCGCCGCCGCTGGTCGCGGACCTCGCCGCGAGCGCCCGGGAGGCCGCCCCGGTGGCGGAGCGGGCCGGGCTGCTGGACGCGCTGCGGGCGGCCGGCGAGGCGGAGCGGGCGGCACTGCTCGCCGAACGGTTCACCCTGCTGGCCGCCACGGTGCTCCGGGCGCCGGTCGAGCAGATCGAGCCCACCACCGGCCTCGGCGCCCTCGGCCTGGACTCGCTGCTCGCGATGGAGCTCCGCGCCCGGCTCAACACCGAACTCGGCACCACCCTCCCGGTGGTGGCGCTGCTGAGCAACGCCCCGGTGGGCGAGCTGGTCGCCCGGCTGGGCGAGTCGCTGGCCGAGCTGCTCGACGAGGACCCGGCGGGCACCGGCACCGCCGGGGTCGAGCGGCACGAGGACGCGACCGCGTACCCGCTGACGCAGAACCAGAAGGCGCTCTGGTTCCTCAAGCAGCTCAACCCCGACGGCTTCGCCTACAACATCGGCGGGGCGGTGGAGGTCCGGGTGGAGCTGGAGCCGGAGCTCATGGCCGCGGCCTTCCGGGCCATGGTCGAGCGGCACCCCAGCCTGCGGGCCAACTTCGTGCTCGACGGCGGCCGTGCCGTGCAGCGGATCTCGGCCGCCGCGGAGCCGGACTTCGGGGTGTTCGACGTGGAGCGGCTGGCCTGGGAGGACATCCACGCGCTGATCGTCCGCGAGTACCGCAGGCCGTACGACCTGGAGCGGGATCCACTGGTGCGGTTCCGGCTGTTCCGGCGCGGCCCGGACCGCTGGGTGATCATGAAGGCCGTCCACCACATCATCTCGGACGCGATCTCCACCTTCACCTTCATCGAGGAACTGCTCGCCGTCTACGAGGGGCTGCGACAGGGCCGGGCGCCCGAGCTGCCGCCGGTCACCGCGCGCTACCTGGACTTCCTCAACCGGCAGAACGCGTTCCTGGCGGGTCGCGAGGCGCCGAGGATGCTCGACTACTGGCGCTCGCACCTGCCGGCCGAGGTGCCGATCCTCAGCCTGCCCACCGACAAGCCGCGTCCGGCGGTGCAGACCCACAACGGCGCCTCCGAGTTCTTCGTCCTCGACGAGGAGCTCAGCGCGCGGGTGCACGCGCTGGCCCGCGAGCACAACGTCACCGTCTTCATGGTGCTGCTCAGCGCCTACTACCTGCTGCTGCACGCCTACGCGGGCCAGGACGACATCATCGTCGGCAGCCCGGTGACCGGCCGCACCGACGAGGAGTTCGCCGGCGTCTACGGCTACTTCGTCAACCCGCTGCCGCTGCACGTCTCGCTGGCCGGCGAGCCGACCGTGGCCGAGCTGCTGGACCGGGTGCGGACCACGGTGCTGGGCGGGCTGGACCACCAGGAGTACCCGTTCGTGCTGCTGGTGGAGAAGCTCGGGCTGCAGCACGACCCGAGCCGTTCCGCGGTCTTCCAGGCGATGTTCATCCTGCTCCACCACAAGGTGGCCACCGAGAAGTACGGCTACCACCTGGAGTACATCGAACTCCCGGAGGAGGAGGGGCAGTTCGACCTCACCCTGTCCGCCTACGAGGACGAGGCGGAGCGCCGCTTCCACTGCGTCCTCAAGTACAACACCGACCTCTTCCTCCCCGGGACGATGGCCCGGCTGGCCGGGCACTACGTCAACCTGTTGGAGGGCCTGACCACGGCCGGCCCCGGGCGGGCGGCCACCGGTCTGGAGCTGCTCGGCCGTGAGGAGCGCGCCCTGGTGCTCCGCCGGTGGAGCGGTGCCGAACGCCGGGTGGCCCACCGGGAGCCGGTGCACGAGCTGGTCCTGCGCGCGGCCGCGGCCGATCCGGCGGCGCTCGCGGTGGTGGCGCCGGACGGGTCCGGTCCGGCCGTGCGGCTGAGCTACGGCGAGCTGGCCGAGCGCTCCGGCCGGGCCGCCGCCCGGCTGCGCGCGCTGGGCGCCGGTCCCGGCACCGTGGTGGCGCTCGCCCTGGAGAAGTCGCCGGAGCTGATCGTCGCCCTGCTCGCGGTGCTCCGCACCGGTGCCGCGTACCTGCCGCTCGACCCCGGCCACCCGGCCGACCGGCTGGCCTACATGGTCGAGCGCGCCGGTGCCGGGCTGCTGGTCGGCGACGACCGCCCGGGGACGGGGGAGCGGCTCGGCGGGCTGCCCGGCCGGCTGGTGACCACGGCCGAACTGGACGAGGGGGACGACGGGGACGGCGGGGACGGGGGGTTCACCGTCGCCGCGGTGTCCCCCGAGGACCCGGCGTACGTGATCTACACCTCCGGTTCCACCGGCCGGCCCAAGGCCGTCCGGGTCGGCCACGGCAACCTGGCCTCGGCCTACCAGGCGTGGCGCGCCGAGTACCGGCTGGACACCGACGTCAGGGTGCACCTCCAGATGGCCGGTCCGTCCTTCGACGTCTTCACCGGGGACGTGGTCCGCGCGCTCTGCTCGGGCGGCGCCCTGGTGCTGGTCGGCCGGGACCTGCTGTTCGACACCGCCCGGCTCCACGAGGTGATGCGCACCGAGCGGGTGGACGCCGCCGAGTTCGTCCCCGCGGTGGTCCGGACGGTCGTCGGCCACTGCGAACGGACCGGCCTCGACCTGGAGTTCATGCGGCTGCTGGTGGTCGGCTCGGACGTCTGGAAGGTCGAGGAGTTCGAGCGGCTGCGGGCCCTCTGCGGGCCGGAGACCAGGCTGGTCAACTCCTACGGCCTCACCGAGGCCACCATCGACAGCGCCTACTTCGAGGGACCGGCGGACACGCTGGAGCCCAGCCGGATGGTCCCGATCGGACGGCCGTTCCCGAACAGCGCGTTCTACCTCCTCGACGGGCACGGGCGGCCGGTCCCGCCCGGCGTCACCGGCGAGCTGTGGATCGGCGGCTCCGGAGTCGCGCTCGGCTACGCCGGGGACGACGAGCAGACCGCCGACCGGTTCGCCGTCCTGCCGCTCGGCGGCACCGACGGCACCGAGCCGGTCCGGCTCTACCGCACCGGGGACCTCGCCCGCTGGGACGCCGAGGGCGGGGTGCACCTGCTCGGCCGGGCCGACTCGCAGATCAAGGTGCGCGGCCACCGGATCGAACTCGGGGAGATCGAGACCCAGCTCGCCGAGTGGCCCGAACTGGAGCGGGCGGTGGTCACCGTCCGGCCCGACCACGGCGGCGAGCACGTGCTCTGCGCGTACTGCGTGCCGGCGCCCGGGCGGACGCTCGACCGCCGCGCCCTCCGCCGCCACCTGGCCGGCTACCTGCCGACCTTCATGATCCCGACCCACTTCACCGAGCTGTGCACGCTGCCGCTCACGGCCAACGGCAAGGTGGACGTCACCGCGCTGCCGGCCCCCCGGGCGGACGCCGCGGACGGGGCCGCCGAGCCGCCGGTCACCCTCTACGAGGTCCGGATGGCCGAGCACTGGCAGGCCCTGCTGGGCATCGAGCAGCCCGGCCTGCAGCACGACTTCTTCGAGTCCGGCGGATCCTCGATCCGGCTGATCGAGCTGATCCACGGCCTGCAGACCGAGTTCGACATCAGGATCCCGGTCAGCCTGCTCTTCAAGGTCACCACCCTGCACGGGATGGCGAAGACCGTCGAGGCCATCGTCACCGGCCGGGTCGAGGGCGCCCAGCCGTACCTCAGGTTCAACCAGGAGCAGCAGCAGACCCTGTTCTGCTTCCCGCCCGCGGGCGGCCACGGGCTGGTCTACCGCCAGTTCGCCGCGCACCTGCCGGAGTACCGGATGGTCGCCTTCAACTACGTGACCGGGGACGACAAGGTCGACCGGTACGCGGACCTGGTCGAGTCGCTCCAGCCGGACGGACCGTGCGCCCTGCTCGGCTACTCCCTCGGCGGCAACCTCGCCTTCGAGGTGGCCAAGGAACTGGAGCGGCGCGGGAGGGCGGTGCCCAACGTCGTGATCATGGACTCGCACCGGATCCCGGAGTCCTTCGACCTCGCCGACGAGCACGTCCAGGCCTTCGAGCGCGAGCTGGCCGAACACCTCCAGCGGCACACCGGCTCGGCCGTGGTGGCCCAGGAGACCCGCGAACAGGCCAGGGACTACCTGCGGTTCTGCAGCCGCACGCCGAACCTCGGAGTGGTCACCGCCGCGCTCAGCGTGATCTCCGACGACGAGAAGGTCTCCCTCTACGAGGCCGGCCGGCACGGCGCGTGGCACGGGAGCTCGGCCACCCGGACGGCGGTCTTCAAGGGTTTCGGCACCCACGCCGAGATGCTCGACCACGAGTTCATCGCCCACAACGCCGGGCTCGCCCGGTCGATCCTCACCGGAGCCGACGCCCATGTGTCCTGA